In Pseudonocardia sp. C8, one genomic interval encodes:
- a CDS encoding GGDEF domain-containing phosphodiesterase translates to MAELEPRTGHRPGGASRGASDDPIDGACRDLDRPAGLAGDLARAFAGPGGTQAARPRPAPTPRAAEDEPVADALDGLAEPGDRPDLADHSAVQLPPSPAMLCDATGTVLHTNAALRRLAGAADPTGMKLPQLLVGPDSDARLVRADRRLARVKVVRWPQPGDRTIVLLTAFPDATPDPSGEAPTLDLERATRSGTWTFDLQAGTLTRSEGLVELYRALGVRPDGPDGPIEGEQVERVCRLLRRGPEDSPAPGRAAHSSEIRPEGGAVLSCRTRVERTPGGAPLRLIGTVQDVTDRRRAESRAQRSGQRFADLVATITTGVAMLDGRGRIVDANPALCQLLDADLETLRGVPARSLSAEPQSGARGGLPDWLRDPSHPEATYRIDSLPLLRADGTRVDCEVVVNAAPSDDGRPFWLLVITDVGERRRAADVLREANTVDPLTRLPNRAGLLELADRLLGGPDAARVAVVCGDVDDFARVNTGLGHEAGDTLLVELAGRLQRELPPLCTPARLSADEFAVVCADVHEAGGVTALAGTVADLLRGSVTVDGRPVTLTASVGVATPESVPACPRAPRGDDLLRSAEVAVQQAKQRGRGTVAIADRGTVGPAQRQLVLEAELRAAIESDSLRLEYQPVVGPDGTVLSAEALLRWSHPVHGDVSPGEFLPVAQRSGLQRDLDLWVLRTAAAEAATWPQHGRRIGVAVNLAGLLPADPAFLDEVTAVVEGTGLGWDQLVLELVETSLVALPRPALDAMSELVRRGVRFAVDDFGTGYSSLARLKELPAQTVKVDRAFVTGVGTDPADFALARAVVEVARAMGRVTVAEGVETAEQFHVLRGLGVNAFQGWLFARSLRPEDLHRVLRGGGLPTPATAATPPGGTPGAW, encoded by the coding sequence GTGGCCGAGCTGGAACCGCGGACGGGGCACCGTCCGGGTGGTGCGTCCCGTGGCGCGTCGGACGACCCGATCGACGGGGCGTGCCGGGACCTCGACCGGCCCGCCGGGCTGGCAGGCGACCTCGCCCGCGCGTTCGCCGGGCCGGGCGGGACGCAGGCCGCGCGGCCGCGACCCGCGCCCACCCCCCGTGCCGCGGAGGACGAGCCGGTGGCCGACGCCCTCGACGGCCTCGCCGAGCCGGGCGACCGCCCCGATCTCGCCGACCACTCGGCGGTGCAGCTCCCGCCGTCGCCGGCCATGCTCTGCGACGCGACCGGCACCGTCCTGCACACCAACGCCGCGCTGCGCCGGCTCGCCGGGGCCGCCGACCCGACCGGGATGAAGCTCCCGCAGCTGCTCGTCGGCCCGGACTCCGACGCCCGCCTGGTCCGGGCGGACCGCAGGCTCGCCCGGGTGAAGGTGGTCCGCTGGCCCCAGCCCGGCGACCGGACGATCGTCCTGCTGACGGCGTTCCCGGACGCCACCCCGGACCCGTCCGGTGAGGCACCCACCCTGGACCTGGAGCGGGCGACCCGCTCCGGCACCTGGACGTTCGACCTGCAGGCCGGCACCCTCACCCGCAGCGAGGGCCTGGTCGAGCTCTACCGCGCGCTGGGCGTGCGCCCGGACGGGCCGGACGGCCCGATCGAGGGCGAGCAGGTCGAGCGGGTGTGCCGGCTGCTGCGCCGCGGCCCGGAGGACTCCCCGGCGCCCGGCCGCGCCGCCCACTCCTCGGAGATCCGCCCCGAGGGCGGCGCCGTCCTGTCCTGCCGCACCCGGGTCGAGCGCACCCCCGGCGGTGCCCCGCTGCGGCTGATCGGCACCGTCCAGGACGTCACCGACCGGCGTCGAGCGGAGTCCCGCGCGCAGCGCTCCGGCCAGCGGTTCGCCGACCTGGTGGCCACCATCACCACCGGCGTCGCGATGCTCGACGGCCGCGGCCGGATCGTCGACGCCAACCCCGCGCTGTGCCAGCTGCTCGACGCCGACCTGGAGACCCTGCGCGGCGTCCCCGCCCGCAGCCTGTCCGCCGAGCCGCAGTCGGGCGCGCGCGGCGGGCTGCCGGACTGGCTGCGCGACCCGTCCCACCCGGAGGCCACCTACCGGATCGACTCGCTGCCGCTGCTGCGGGCCGACGGCACCCGGGTCGACTGCGAGGTCGTCGTCAACGCGGCCCCCTCCGACGACGGCCGCCCGTTCTGGCTGCTGGTGATCACCGACGTCGGGGAGCGGCGCCGCGCCGCCGACGTGCTGCGCGAGGCGAACACGGTCGACCCGCTGACCCGGCTGCCGAACCGCGCCGGGCTGCTGGAGCTCGCCGACCGGCTGCTCGGCGGCCCGGACGCCGCCCGGGTCGCCGTGGTCTGCGGGGACGTCGACGACTTCGCCCGGGTCAACACCGGCCTCGGGCACGAGGCCGGGGACACCCTGCTCGTCGAGCTGGCGGGCCGGCTGCAGCGCGAGCTGCCGCCGCTGTGCACCCCGGCCCGGCTGTCCGCGGACGAGTTCGCCGTGGTCTGCGCGGACGTGCACGAGGCCGGTGGCGTGACCGCGCTGGCCGGCACGGTCGCCGACCTGCTCCGCGGATCGGTCACCGTCGACGGCCGGCCGGTGACGCTGACCGCGTCGGTCGGCGTCGCGACCCCCGAGTCGGTGCCGGCCTGCCCGCGCGCCCCACGCGGCGACGACCTGCTCCGCTCCGCCGAGGTCGCGGTGCAGCAGGCCAAGCAGCGGGGCCGCGGCACCGTCGCGATCGCCGACCGCGGCACCGTCGGCCCCGCGCAGCGCCAGCTCGTGCTCGAGGCCGAGCTCCGCGCCGCCATCGAGTCCGACTCGCTGCGGCTGGAGTACCAGCCGGTCGTCGGGCCGGACGGCACCGTGCTGTCCGCCGAGGCGCTGCTGCGCTGGTCGCACCCGGTGCACGGCGACGTCTCCCCGGGCGAGTTCCTGCCGGTCGCCCAGCGCAGCGGCCTGCAGCGGGATCTGGACCTGTGGGTGCTGCGGACCGCGGCCGCGGAGGCGGCGACCTGGCCGCAGCACGGCCGCCGGATCGGCGTCGCGGTCAACCTGGCCGGGCTGCTGCCCGCGGACCCGGCGTTCCTCGACGAGGTGACCGCCGTCGTGGAGGGAACCGGGCTCGGCTGGGACCAGCTGGTGCTCGAGCTCGTCGAGACCAGCCTGGTCGCGCTGCCGCGGCCCGCGCTGGACGCCATGAGCGAGCTGGTGCGGCGCGGGGTCCGGTTCGCCGTCGACGACTTCGGCACCGGGTACTCGTCGCTGGCCCGGCTCAAGGAGCTGCCCGCGCAGACGGTGAAGGTGGACCGGGCGTTCGTCACCGGTGTCGGCACCGACCCGGCCGACTTCGCGCTGGCCCGCGCCGTCGTCGAGGTGGCGCGGGCGATGGGCCGGGTCACCGTGGCCGAGGGCGTCGAGACCGCCGAGCAGTTCCACGTGCTGCGCGGGCTCGGGGTGAACGCGTTCCAGGGCTGGTTGTTCGCCCGGTCGCTGCGCCCGGAGGACCTGCACCGGGTACTGCGCGGGGGCGGGCTCCCCACCCCGGCGACGGCCGCGACCCCGCCGGGCGGCACCCCGGGCGCCTGGTAG
- a CDS encoding GNAT family N-acetyltransferase, with the protein MSGVRAARSDDVPALIRLVHELADYEKAPEECGLTDDQLHAALFGDDPVAGALVATDTGGEVAGVAIWFRTFSTWEGVAGMHLEDLYVSPAHRGAGHGRRLLAALAAECTRRGWARLEWNVLDWNTPAIGFYRSIGAGPNEGWTTFRLTGAALADLAGRSA; encoded by the coding sequence GTGAGCGGTGTCCGCGCGGCCCGCTCCGACGACGTGCCGGCGCTGATCCGGCTGGTCCACGAGCTTGCCGACTACGAGAAGGCCCCCGAGGAGTGCGGCCTCACCGACGACCAGCTGCACGCGGCGCTGTTCGGCGACGACCCGGTCGCGGGAGCGCTGGTCGCGACCGACACCGGTGGTGAGGTCGCCGGGGTCGCGATCTGGTTCCGCACGTTCTCCACCTGGGAGGGCGTCGCCGGCATGCACCTCGAGGACCTCTACGTCTCCCCCGCCCACCGCGGCGCCGGCCACGGGCGGCGGCTGCTCGCGGCGCTGGCCGCCGAGTGCACCCGCCGCGGCTGGGCCCGGCTCGAATGGAACGTCCTCGACTGGAACACCCCGGCGATCGGGTTCTACCGCTCGATCGGTGCGGGCCCGAACGAGGGCTGGACGACCTTCCGGCTCACCGGGGCGGCGCTGGCGGACCTCGCGGGGCGGAGCGCCTGA
- a CDS encoding NADP-dependent malic enzyme, which yields MTLAQDRPATTTAPTSQDVFSAHEGGKLSTGLTTPLADARDLSIAYTPGVAEVCRAIACDAALASRYTWAHRLVAVVSDGTAVLGLGDIGPRASLPVMEGKSALFKSFAGLDSIPLVLDTTDVDEIVETLVRLRPTFGAVNLEDVAAPRCFELERRLVEALDCPVMHDDQHGTAVVLLAALQGACRVQDRALTGLRVVISGAGAAGVACTRILLAAGASDVVLLDSRGIVDAGRGGVKAELAGVTNPRGVTGGIAEALAGADVFVGLSSATLPEDVLATMAPDGMVFALSNPDPEVHPDVAARHAAIVATGRSDFPNQINNVLAFPGIFRGALDAHARRITDPMKLAAARAIADVVADELSPSKIVPGPFDPRVAPAVAAAVAGAAAESGVNQR from the coding sequence ATGACGCTCGCCCAGGACCGGCCGGCGACCACCACCGCACCCACCTCGCAGGACGTGTTCTCCGCGCACGAGGGCGGCAAGCTCTCCACCGGTCTCACGACGCCGCTCGCCGACGCCCGGGACCTGTCGATCGCCTACACGCCCGGCGTGGCCGAGGTGTGCCGGGCGATCGCCTGCGACGCCGCGCTGGCGTCCCGCTACACGTGGGCGCACCGGCTCGTCGCGGTGGTCAGCGACGGCACCGCGGTCCTCGGCCTGGGGGACATCGGCCCGCGTGCCTCGCTGCCGGTGATGGAGGGCAAGTCCGCGCTGTTCAAGTCGTTCGCCGGGCTCGACTCGATCCCGCTGGTGCTGGACACGACCGACGTCGACGAGATCGTCGAGACCCTGGTGCGGCTGCGGCCCACGTTCGGCGCGGTCAACCTCGAGGACGTCGCCGCCCCGCGGTGCTTCGAGCTCGAGCGCCGGCTCGTCGAGGCCCTCGACTGCCCGGTCATGCACGACGACCAGCACGGCACCGCCGTCGTGCTGCTGGCCGCGCTGCAGGGGGCCTGCCGGGTGCAGGACCGCGCGCTGACCGGCCTGCGGGTCGTGATCTCCGGCGCCGGTGCGGCCGGTGTCGCCTGCACGCGGATCCTGCTCGCCGCCGGTGCGTCGGACGTCGTGCTGCTCGACTCGCGCGGGATCGTCGACGCCGGCCGGGGTGGGGTGAAGGCGGAGCTGGCCGGGGTGACCAACCCGCGCGGCGTGACCGGCGGCATCGCCGAGGCGCTCGCCGGGGCGGACGTCTTCGTCGGGCTCTCCAGCGCGACCCTGCCCGAGGACGTGCTGGCCACGATGGCCCCGGACGGCATGGTCTTCGCGCTGTCCAACCCGGATCCCGAGGTGCACCCGGACGTCGCCGCACGGCACGCGGCGATCGTCGCGACCGGCCGCAGCGACTTCCCCAACCAGATCAACAACGTGCTCGCGTTCCCCGGGATCTTCCGGGGCGCGCTGGACGCGCACGCCCGCCGGATCACCGACCCGATGAAGCTCGCCGCGGCCCGCGCGATCGCCGACGTCGTGGCCGACGAGCTGTCGCCGTCGAAGATCGTCCCTGGGCCGTTCGACCCGCGGGTGGCGCCCGCCGTCGCGGCTGCCGTGGCCGGTGCGGCAGCTGAATCCGGGGTGAACCAGAGGTGA
- a CDS encoding histidine phosphatase family protein, whose translation MTPHADPAGRILLLRHGETEWSRTGKHTSHTDVPLTDAGRSAARRVRGALAQVRLDGPPARVCCSPRARARDTADLAGLDVDEIDERLVEWDYGDAEGRTTPQIRETLPGWTIWDGPWPGGGETPDEVCARADAVLADARGLLDGGDVVLVGHGHFSRVLTARWIGLPATGGVHFRMDPAGVTVLGFERGVPRLDHVNQRPVEER comes from the coding sequence GTGACCCCGCATGCCGATCCCGCCGGCCGGATCCTGTTGTTGCGCCACGGCGAGACCGAGTGGTCGCGCACCGGCAAGCACACCAGCCACACCGACGTTCCGCTCACCGACGCCGGCCGGTCCGCCGCCCGCCGGGTCCGCGGCGCGCTGGCCCAGGTCCGGCTCGACGGCCCGCCGGCCCGTGTCTGCTGTTCCCCTCGCGCCCGCGCGCGCGACACCGCCGACCTCGCCGGGCTGGACGTCGACGAGATCGACGAGCGGCTCGTCGAGTGGGACTACGGCGACGCCGAGGGCCGCACCACCCCGCAGATCCGCGAGACGCTGCCCGGCTGGACGATCTGGGACGGCCCGTGGCCCGGCGGCGGCGAGACCCCGGACGAGGTGTGCGCCCGCGCCGACGCCGTGCTGGCCGACGCGCGGGGCCTGCTCGACGGCGGCGACGTCGTCCTGGTCGGGCACGGCCACTTCTCCCGGGTGCTGACCGCCCGCTGGATCGGGCTGCCCGCCACGGGCGGGGTGCACTTCCGGATGGACCCGGCCGGTGTGACCGTGCTGGGTTTCGAGCGCGGGGTCCCGCGCCTCGACCACGTCAACCAGCGCCCGGTGGAGGAGCGGTGA
- a CDS encoding MFS transporter, producing MTASDTSESRDGGTGTRARGKVLLGALLGNIVEYYDFSLYGTLAVFIAHQFFPSDDPTTALMAAYAGVVLAYALRPVAAIALGPLVDIKGRKFVLLLTIVCMSVGTVGIGIMPTYAAIGLAAPILIIGCRVLQAIGAAVEYTTAANFIFEHDTGNRRNFLAGLSVASTSVGPLLATLVAFGTIQAVDEPAFEAWGWRIPFLVALPLALVTLWIRKHVDETPEFKELKERAAASAVKQTPFRTAVREHWSAMLKAIGLGAGQRVGSFVIQAYFVTAMVNAGFGASNALLASLLTYVIGPLPAIWGGRLADRFGARLPVVIGYGLFVLCTVPTFTLLGGENLLLATTAVVVFTFINNFVGAPLTTAYVMSFPAEVRGSASALNYNVGTTLLGSTAGLIASWLYGLTGSDVAFGWYMTVICLISIGVALFAMPKAVDEQRDSAVTVP from the coding sequence ATGACGGCTTCTGACACGTCGGAGTCCCGGGACGGCGGTACCGGAACCCGGGCCCGCGGGAAGGTCCTCCTGGGGGCCCTGCTCGGCAACATCGTCGAGTACTACGACTTCAGTCTCTACGGCACGCTCGCGGTGTTCATCGCCCACCAGTTCTTCCCGAGCGACGACCCCACGACCGCGCTGATGGCGGCGTACGCCGGTGTCGTGCTGGCCTATGCGTTGCGGCCGGTCGCCGCGATCGCGCTCGGCCCGCTGGTGGACATCAAGGGCCGCAAGTTCGTACTGCTGCTCACGATCGTCTGCATGAGCGTGGGAACGGTCGGCATCGGGATCATGCCGACGTACGCCGCGATAGGCCTGGCCGCCCCGATCCTGATCATCGGTTGCCGGGTGTTGCAGGCGATCGGTGCCGCGGTCGAGTACACCACGGCCGCGAACTTCATCTTCGAGCACGACACCGGGAACCGCCGGAACTTCCTGGCCGGACTGTCGGTCGCGTCGACGTCGGTCGGGCCCCTGCTGGCGACGCTGGTCGCCTTCGGCACCATCCAGGCGGTCGACGAGCCGGCCTTCGAGGCGTGGGGCTGGCGCATCCCGTTCCTGGTCGCGCTGCCGCTGGCGCTCGTCACGCTGTGGATCCGCAAGCACGTCGACGAGACCCCCGAGTTCAAGGAGCTGAAGGAGCGGGCCGCAGCCAGTGCGGTCAAGCAGACGCCGTTCCGGACCGCGGTCCGCGAGCACTGGTCGGCGATGCTCAAGGCGATCGGGCTGGGCGCCGGACAGCGTGTGGGCTCGTTCGTCATCCAGGCCTACTTCGTCACCGCGATGGTCAACGCGGGCTTCGGCGCGTCGAACGCCCTGCTCGCCTCGCTGCTCACCTACGTCATCGGTCCGCTCCCGGCGATCTGGGGCGGGCGGCTGGCCGATCGTTTCGGCGCGCGGCTGCCCGTCGTCATCGGCTACGGGTTGTTCGTCCTGTGCACCGTGCCGACGTTCACCCTGCTCGGCGGGGAGAACCTGCTGCTGGCCACCACCGCCGTCGTGGTGTTCACGTTCATCAACAACTTCGTCGGCGCGCCGCTCACCACCGCGTACGTCATGAGCTTCCCGGCCGAGGTGCGGGGCAGCGCCTCCGCGCTCAACTACAACGTCGGGACGACCCTGCTCGGCTCGACCGCGGGGCTCATCGCGTCCTGGCTGTACGGGCTGACCGGCTCCGATGTGGCCTTCGGCTGGTACATGACGGTGATCTGCCTGATCTCGATCGGCGTGGCGCTGTTCGCCATGCCGAAGGCCGTCGACGAGCAGCGCGACTCCGCAGTGACCGTGCCGTGA
- a CDS encoding trypsin-like peptidase domain-containing protein: protein MSPQPRRAVLRSAVRRIAGIAAVAGLAVAAAVTVPVAASAAPAPAAIGPGVRIATPVAGGAEVCTANFLYTPVAGQDGHRDGHGAGAPSAPTGKLYLGTAAHCTAAAEAMSSVDGCTEPVQPEGIEVRITGRDGRTYTGRVAYNSWTVMQERGETDPHLCLANDLALIELSPEAAAVADPTVPGFGGPTALDTDGTVHGERVYSHQPDQAPSPNEPATPNKQGVSFGRPEGPRTHVVATVPPGVPGDSGAGYLDAEGRAFGLLSSLMVPTTTNGVTDLAQALAYAAEHGSVGALDLVPGTRPFAPTGPLTELPPGPAALLPDLTPVPLR, encoded by the coding sequence ATGTCGCCGCAGCCGCGTCGCGCCGTCCTGCGGAGCGCCGTCCGGCGGATCGCCGGGATCGCCGCGGTCGCCGGCCTCGCCGTCGCCGCTGCCGTGACCGTGCCCGTCGCCGCATCGGCCGCGCCCGCGCCGGCCGCGATCGGCCCCGGGGTCCGGATCGCGACCCCGGTCGCCGGCGGCGCGGAGGTGTGCACCGCGAACTTCCTCTACACCCCGGTGGCCGGCCAGGACGGCCACCGGGACGGCCACGGCGCGGGCGCGCCGAGCGCGCCCACCGGGAAGCTCTACCTCGGCACCGCGGCGCACTGCACGGCCGCCGCGGAGGCGATGTCCTCGGTGGACGGCTGCACCGAGCCGGTGCAGCCGGAGGGCATCGAGGTCCGGATCACCGGCCGGGACGGGCGCACCTACACCGGCCGTGTCGCCTACAACTCCTGGACGGTCATGCAGGAGCGGGGCGAGACGGACCCGCACCTGTGCCTGGCCAACGACCTCGCGCTGATCGAGCTCAGCCCGGAGGCGGCGGCGGTCGCCGACCCGACGGTGCCCGGCTTCGGCGGCCCGACGGCGCTGGACACCGACGGCACCGTCCACGGCGAGCGGGTCTACAGCCACCAGCCCGACCAGGCTCCGTCCCCGAACGAGCCGGCCACGCCGAACAAGCAGGGCGTCAGCTTCGGCCGGCCCGAAGGCCCGCGGACGCACGTGGTCGCAACCGTCCCGCCCGGGGTCCCCGGCGACTCCGGGGCCGGCTACCTCGACGCCGAGGGCCGGGCGTTCGGCCTGCTGTCGAGCCTGATGGTGCCGACCACCACGAACGGGGTCACCGACCTCGCGCAGGCGCTCGCGTACGCGGCCGAGCACGGCTCGGTCGGTGCGCTCGACCTCGTGCCGGGCACCCGGCCGTTCGCCCCCACCGGGCCGCTCACCGAGCTGCCGCCCGGGCCCGCGGCCCTGCTGCCCGACCTCACCCCCGTGCCCCTGCGCTGA
- a CDS encoding FAD-binding oxidoreductase, whose product MAAPRHVVVLGGGILGISTATHVQRTGVPVTLVTDGELGDGASGRSLSWLNSAGDRSQPYHALRMAGIDRYRTLFAEDPTRDWLRFDGGLHWSAAGHRADEETRHAAEASHGYDSRLLAADDVATAVPGVAKDAVPELAIHNRGEGWVSLPHLIDHLAAEFSRLGGRIVTAAGRGRVVVEHGRARAVVAGTGARYDGDAVVVACGAGTPGVVSGLGVSIPDASPLSMLVTTTPSDAGTRAVINSPRVAMRPDPSGGYALDHSWYEEAIREANGTPSIDVSIVHELVAEANAVLDGADLRPGHWRLGRKPIPGDGEPVLGELDRVPGCFVAFTHSGATLGLIAGELLAAEVCTGARNPMLDTFRPERFVG is encoded by the coding sequence ATGGCAGCACCCCGGCACGTCGTCGTACTCGGCGGCGGCATCCTCGGAATCTCGACCGCCACCCACGTCCAGCGCACCGGCGTGCCCGTCACGCTGGTCACCGACGGCGAGCTCGGCGACGGCGCGTCCGGACGATCGCTGTCCTGGCTGAACTCCGCCGGTGACCGGTCGCAGCCGTACCACGCCTTGCGCATGGCCGGTATCGACCGCTACCGCACGCTGTTCGCGGAGGACCCGACCCGGGACTGGTTGCGGTTCGACGGTGGCCTGCACTGGTCGGCGGCCGGACACCGGGCAGACGAGGAGACCCGGCACGCGGCGGAGGCGAGCCACGGATACGACTCGCGCCTCCTCGCCGCCGACGACGTCGCCACTGCGGTGCCCGGCGTCGCGAAGGACGCCGTGCCCGAGCTCGCCATCCACAACCGCGGTGAGGGGTGGGTGTCGTTGCCGCACCTCATCGACCACCTGGCGGCGGAGTTCAGCAGGCTCGGTGGCCGGATCGTGACCGCGGCGGGGCGAGGACGCGTGGTCGTGGAGCACGGTCGTGCCCGCGCCGTCGTCGCCGGCACGGGGGCCAGGTACGACGGGGACGCCGTCGTCGTCGCCTGCGGGGCGGGCACGCCGGGGGTCGTGTCCGGCCTCGGCGTGTCGATTCCGGACGCGTCGCCGCTGTCGATGCTGGTGACGACCACGCCGTCGGACGCCGGCACCCGAGCGGTGATCAACTCGCCGCGGGTGGCGATGCGACCGGATCCGTCCGGTGGCTACGCGCTGGACCACTCCTGGTACGAGGAGGCCATCCGGGAGGCGAACGGCACTCCGAGCATCGACGTGTCGATCGTGCACGAGCTCGTCGCCGAGGCGAACGCGGTGCTCGACGGCGCCGATCTCCGGCCGGGCCACTGGCGACTCGGGCGCAAACCGATTCCCGGTGACGGCGAGCCGGTGCTCGGCGAACTGGATCGGGTCCCCGGGTGCTTCGTGGCCTTCACCCATTCCGGCGCCACGCTCGGTCTCATCGCGGGCGAGCTGCTGGCGGCCGAGGTGTGCACCGGTGCCCGCAACCCGATGCTCGACACCTTCCGGCCGGAGCGGTTCGTCGGCTGA
- a CDS encoding gamma-glutamyltransferase, whose amino-acid sequence MQGRRAAIVTSHPLATRAGREAMRDGGTVVDAALAAAAMQLVVEPHMTSLTGGLSMLHRDGASGVAEYLGGNVAAPAAPLPGFTGADLTTGRGVPVPGWWPAFRAASARHGTLPLARLLDPAIRVARDGFPVGPYLYGEVYANRTVLGSHPQGREVFLPAGSLVEPGATLRQPRVARTLERLAGEDLDYYLGDFARAFAEEARRGGGVITSEDLAANDPRWSSPLRGTYRGNEVLSSVPPDDGGSQVIEALNLLELFDLRAMGPPSASVDTLELLTDVHEEVYYAPPRRDAGDRGGRLSKEFARRRIDRLGRAPSAAAVPSPGTIHITVLDGEGNVASITHSHMASPWVNGLFAEGFALSGGGSFFQRGMPWPREKALVYLAPTVVLREGRPVMACGSPSVSLVACILQGIVNVVDFEMPVEQAVEAPRFGVRPHEPAHGWLPGVTVEHGFADGVEPEFHRRATVRGRWTRSIGPWHSLTGNLEAVTFSTVTGELHSCADPRRNGAAEAW is encoded by the coding sequence GTGCAGGGGCGACGGGCCGCGATCGTCACCTCCCATCCGCTGGCCACGAGGGCCGGACGCGAGGCGATGCGCGACGGCGGCACGGTGGTCGACGCTGCGCTCGCCGCAGCGGCGATGCAGCTCGTCGTCGAGCCGCACATGACCTCCCTCACCGGCGGCCTGTCGATGCTCCATCGGGACGGTGCCAGCGGCGTGGCCGAGTACCTCGGTGGCAACGTCGCCGCACCCGCGGCGCCACTGCCCGGGTTCACCGGCGCCGACCTCACCACCGGGCGTGGCGTGCCGGTTCCCGGGTGGTGGCCGGCCTTCCGGGCCGCGAGCGCGCGACACGGCACGCTGCCGCTCGCGCGGCTCCTCGACCCGGCGATCCGGGTGGCCCGGGACGGTTTCCCGGTCGGGCCCTACCTGTACGGCGAGGTGTACGCGAACCGCACCGTGCTCGGTTCGCACCCCCAGGGTCGGGAGGTGTTCCTCCCCGCAGGGAGCCTCGTGGAGCCGGGCGCGACGCTGCGGCAGCCCCGCGTCGCCCGCACCCTGGAACGCCTGGCGGGGGAGGACCTCGACTACTACCTCGGCGACTTCGCCCGGGCCTTCGCCGAGGAGGCGCGGCGGGGCGGTGGCGTGATCACGTCCGAGGACCTCGCCGCGAACGACCCTCGGTGGTCGTCGCCGCTGCGCGGTACCTACCGCGGGAACGAGGTCCTTTCCTCCGTGCCACCGGACGACGGCGGTAGCCAGGTCATCGAGGCGCTGAACCTGCTGGAGCTGTTCGACCTGCGCGCGATGGGGCCGCCGTCGGCGTCGGTCGACACGCTCGAGCTGCTCACGGACGTGCACGAGGAGGTCTACTACGCACCACCGCGGCGCGACGCCGGTGACCGCGGCGGGCGGCTGTCCAAGGAGTTCGCACGGCGGCGGATCGATCGGCTCGGGCGTGCACCGTCGGCGGCGGCGGTGCCGAGCCCGGGCACGATCCACATCACCGTCTTGGACGGCGAGGGGAACGTGGCGTCGATCACGCATTCGCACATGGCGTCGCCGTGGGTCAACGGGCTGTTCGCGGAAGGGTTCGCGCTGTCCGGCGGCGGCTCGTTCTTCCAGCGAGGCATGCCCTGGCCGCGGGAGAAGGCCCTCGTCTACCTCGCCCCGACCGTCGTCCTCCGCGAGGGCAGGCCGGTCATGGCGTGCGGTTCGCCGTCGGTCTCGCTCGTCGCGTGCATCCTGCAGGGCATCGTGAACGTGGTGGACTTCGAGATGCCCGTCGAGCAGGCGGTCGAGGCGCCACGTTTCGGGGTCCGCCCGCACGAGCCCGCGCACGGCTGGCTTCCGGGCGTCACCGTGGAACACGGCTTCGCCGACGGCGTCGAGCCCGAGTTCCACCGCAGAGCGACCGTGCGTGGCCGGTGGACCCGGAGCATCGGGCCGTGGCATTCGCTCACCGGGAATCTCGAGGCCGTCACGTTCTCGACCGTGACCGGCGAGCTGCACAGCTGCGCCGACCCGCGCCGGAACGGCGCCGCCGAGGCGTGGTGA